The nucleotide window ATCAGCTGAATCTCCCATTCAACTCCCGCTCCGCCCAAAGCACCAAAGTTCACTGGCAGATGCAGCGCTGCAGGCGCTGAACCTTCCTCGACTCGCACTTTATCAATCACTTGCTTGGACCGAACGCTTTGCATGCGAATCAAGGCTTCTTCGGCCTTAGCTTCGCTGCTGGCATCGTAGCCCATGGCGGCTATCAATGCCTCGTAGGTGGCTTCGTCCGTACAGCAAAGCTTGCCGTAGTAGCCTCTGTACGAGGCCGCTATTCCAAGTGCGCCAGCTAAACGCTCAAGATAAGGTCGTTCTGCCATGTAGCATTATCCTACCTAGCGAGGTTCTAGCACCATGGCGCATAGTGGAGGAAGATTAATTTCAATCGACTGCGCTTGCCCATGCATCGCGATAGCTTGTGTTGTTGCAACAGTTTCGCTCTCATAACCGCTGCCACCAAACTCACGCCAATCGGTACAGAACGTCATTTGGTATTTCCCTGCCGCGGGCATGCCTATAAGGTAACGATCCCGCGGAGTCGGGGTCAGATTGAGCACGACGACAACGAAACCTGAATCGCTCCTACGCATAAAGGATACAACCGATTGCTGTTCATCAGAGGTATCAATCCATTGTGTGGCACGTGAATCGTGGTCACGCTGCCACAGGCAAGGAGAGGCGAGGTAAAACTTTCCCATCGTCTCCAAGAAATGTGAAAAAGCTTTGCGCTTAGGATCATTGAGCAGGTGCCAATCCAAACTGTGCTGGTAGTCCCACTCATCGTAGGGCGCAAGTTCCGTGCCCATAAACAGCAGTTTTTTACCGGGACGAAAATATTGATAGGCCAGCAACAAGCGCAGATTAGCCAACTTCTGCCAGGGATCTCCTGGCATCTTGTTGTAAAGGGAGCATTTACCATGCACCACCTCATCGTGAGACAGCGGCATGATGAAGCATTCTGAATATTCGTAGATCTGCGCGAAAGTCAGTTCATTTTGATGATGCTTACGATAAATCGGATCGCGCTTGAAATACTCCAACGTATCGTGCATCCAGCCCATGTTCCATTTAAAGGAAAAGCCTAAGCCGCCGTATTGCGTATCATTTGTTACGCCACCCCATGATGTCGATTCTTCTGCGACTGTTATACATCCTGGAAAATCATTTCTTATGATGGAGTTGACCTCTTGAAAAAAAGAAATGGCTTCAAGGTTTTCTCGGCCACCATAATGATTCGGCAACCACTCGCCTTCTGGACGGCTGTAGTCTCGATACAGCATGGAAGAAACGGCATCGACTCTTAGACCATCAAGATGATATTCTTTGAGCCAGAACAAGGCGTTTGCAACGAGGAAGTTGCGTACTTCGCGACGTCCATAGTTGAACACCATCGTGCCCCAATCAGGATGCTGCCCAAGCCGGGGATCCTCGTATTCGAAAAGGCAAGTGCCATCAAAATGCGCAAGAGCAAAGTCATCGCGCGGGAAATGAGCTGGGACCCAATCGATGAGAACTCCTATTCCGTGCTTATGGCATTCATCTACAAGAAAACGAAAATCATCCGGGCTGCCGTAGCGCGAAGTCGGAGCATAGTAGCCAGTGACTTGATAGCCCCAAGAACCATCAAAAGGGTATTCAGCAATGGCCATGAGCTCAAGATGGGTAAAGCCATATTTTTTGGCATGCTCAATAAGCCGTGGAGTGACCTCGCGATACGACAAAAAGCGATCACCGTCCTCTGGAACACGCGCCCAGGAGCTCAAGTGAACTTCATAGATAG belongs to Myxococcales bacterium and includes:
- the glgB gene encoding 1,4-alpha-glucan branching protein GlgB, translating into MIPTQATETGGVSLRTIGVTSSDARALRDGEHYEPHRILGAHPFKKGRRKGVMIRAFHPDAKKAVCILEDNGEQFAMDSAQGGLFACFLPDAAPGLVYRIRFFFSNGSTFERIDPYRFLPTIGEQDLHYFNEGTHRELWSILGAHPRRCDGVDGVAFAVWAPNAKRVSVVGDFCGWDGRLYPMRSLGSSGVFELFIPGVPAGSFYKFELVSQSGRLQLRADPFAFECELRPSTASRVHSSSYVWNDASWLESRRHKDLFKSPLAIYEVHLSSWARVPEDGDRFLSYREVTPRLIEHAKKYGFTHLELMAIAEYPFDGSWGYQVTGYYAPTSRYGSPDDFRFLVDECHKHGIGVLIDWVPAHFPRDDFALAHFDGTCLFEYEDPRLGQHPDWGTMVFNYGRREVRNFLVANALFWLKEYHLDGLRVDAVSSMLYRDYSRPEGEWLPNHYGGRENLEAISFFQEVNSIIRNDFPGCITVAEESTSWGGVTNDTQYGGLGFSFKWNMGWMHDTLEYFKRDPIYRKHHQNELTFAQIYEYSECFIMPLSHDEVVHGKCSLYNKMPGDPWQKLANLRLLLAYQYFRPGKKLLFMGTELAPYDEWDYQHSLDWHLLNDPKRKAFSHFLETMGKFYLASPCLWQRDHDSRATQWIDTSDEQQSVVSFMRRSDSGFVVVVLNLTPTPRDRYLIGMPAAGKYQMTFCTDWREFGGSGYESETVATTQAIAMHGQAQSIEINLPPLCAMVLEPR